Proteins co-encoded in one Arachis stenosperma cultivar V10309 chromosome 7, arast.V10309.gnm1.PFL2, whole genome shotgun sequence genomic window:
- the LOC130939951 gene encoding mitogen-activated protein kinase kinase kinase 20-like, producing the protein MIVKGLSHIHRKEIVYCDLKPKNILLFHSLDKESANYQLKIANFRLSKTKKEEADVVVWKSKPRGTSSYLSSEAFSSHIDTPIDIWALGCIVVEMLTGLSARGESFLRTEEYLRFFVEYLELSSKKSKGISIFCYDFLKKCFMKDPTKRWTAEMLLDHPFLYITLFHSYHSFLYGSCS; encoded by the coding sequence ATGATTGTTAAAGGGCTTTCACATATTCATCGCAAAGAAATCGTCTATTGTGATCTCAAACCGAAGAACATTCTTCTGTTTCATTCATTAGACAAAGAGAGTGCAAACTATCAATTGAAGATCGCGAATTTTCGATTATCTAAGACCAAAAAGGAGGAAGCAGATGTCGTGGTTTGGAAGTCCAAGCCTAGAGGTACGTCGTCGTACTTGTCGTCGGAGGCATTTTCCAGTCATATTGATACTCCGATAGATATATGGGCACTTGGCTGCATAGTAGTTGAAATGCTAACTGGATTGTCTGCACGGGGTGAGAGCTTTTTGCGTACTGAGGAGTATTTGAGGTTCTTCGTTGAGTATCTTGAACTATCATCCAAGAAGTCAAAAGGAATCAGTATTTTCTGttatgattttttgaaaaagtgttttatgaaggatcCTACCAAGAGGTGGACTGCTGAGATGCTTCTTGATCATCCTTTCCTTTATATCACACTTTTTCATTCATATCATTCATTTCTTTATGGTTCATGTAGTTAG